DNA sequence from the Tenrec ecaudatus isolate mTenEca1 chromosome 2 unlocalized genomic scaffold, mTenEca1.hap1 SUPER_2_unloc_12, whole genome shotgun sequence genome:
gaatttgtctatagcaatcaactagaacaaagtccaacatgctttaaggtgtcaaagaccccacagacagcctggtctcaatctaggacacaagagttttcttttgttttcccaagaagaaaatatgacttttcatgatccatgtaaatgatgtggctgctaatcttagaaaacatggttactgattgatagcatgtccaatgcactgttactggtaaaaaacagacttggacatgtgcttctgagccagtgggtcacagtaatcagccttgtatatttcacttgactaccatgtctaaagtaatttttatcttctttgcaccagtttaagtctttttatgcccaaacagtaatcacagtgactaatactggataattggaatgaaagatttcttttgttttgtttttaatcattttatcatacaactcttatcacaacccatacatatatcaatcgcgtaaagcacatctgtacatgcattgccctcatcattctcaaaacattttttctccacttaagccactggcatcagttcatctcccccacctccactccccccaccctcttgaaccctcgataatttaaaaattattttgtcatatcttacactgtccaacgtctcctttcacccacttttctgttgtctgtcccccatggaggaggttatatatagatccttgcaatcggttctccctttccaccccttcctccctccaccctcccagtattgccgctcgtagcactggtcctgaaggtatcatccaccctggattccctgtgtttccagtaccgaactgtaccagtgtacatccttttgtctagccagatttgtaaggtagaattgggatcaggatagttgcggggtagaaagcatttagaaactagaaggaagttgtatgtttcatttttgctacattgaaacctaactggctcatctcattcctgcggcccttctgtaagggaatctccaattgcctgcagatggactttgggtcgccactacgcacagcacagccccttattcacaatgatatgattgtttgttctgaggatacctgatacctgatccctttgacacctcaggaccacacaggctggtgtgctccttccatgtaggctttgttgcttctgagctagatggccacttttttaccttcaagcctttaagaccccagaccctatatcttttgataatcaggcaccctcagctttcttcaccacatttgcttatgcaccaactttgtctttggcgattatgccaggaaggtgagcatcatgaaatgccagtttaatagaacaaaatactcttgcattgagggggaacttgagtggagccccaatggaatgaaagatttcttatccaactgggcatactcaggaatcttgactcctccttcaagatcctgacttcattttgttttcaatttattaggtctgatctcggcccaacatttttgtatcttcacttccacttagttcatggttaattgagtttattttttaatgaggagggtgccattttatcacctggggtttctccaacctaaactttcaaaatattaaggtctagtctcctgaaggacaaatcacagatcttttttattcagggagtttcctgatatttgtatatttttcatttagtcattttatgttctggtgaatgccaggtataggtttttgtgtatgtgtgtaatttattgacatttgctcatttctcttagttcaaaaatatcaggttaagaagtttatttatctgagataaaagacatacgtttaaatacatatttttgatgaggaaattctccactcagaactcttttcaaatgattgaatttcaggggaaaacatggctgcctgaaagactcttttagcaaactcaaccaatctcagtcagaatataactataatgtatattatttttattctctttttaaaaaactttaatctcccaccccgcccagataacccagaacttcatataacagcaagtccttcaacttggcaactaaccagtgctgccatttacctcttaatgacctccccctgattagaagcgccccttccccaccactaaaacctcaagcctccattcctactggacctccatttcctttctgggacCCCTGCATTGATGATGGCTATTTGGTGTGACACAGAAACCCAATGCCTCTCCACTATGTCCCATGTGACACTGACGCTTAAAGCTGCTAAACAGAGtgtcgccccccccaaaaaaagggggtCACTTTCTTATAAACACAGTAACATTGATCTGTTGCGCTCTTCATGTACTATATAGGGAATTGATATGTTAATCTTTTAGATTACTTACTAGATATACTCTATCTATACCACCTTCACCACTACCTCAAGACACACCCCTCATTTTCTCAGTGACACCCTTTCACATAAACAATCAAGTACTAGAATACCTCTTGAAATTcccttttctaatttataaaaaaaacattatacttagtcagaagaccacttatgattataacaTCGCTTAAACCCTACCCTTGTGCTAATATATCCTATTCTCTGTACCTACTCATCTATTAAGATTTCTTCATCTCCGCTCAACAATATTTAGTTATCTGTTATTCTCCTCTAACTCAAAGATCCAGCACCACATGACCTCAACACAGCCCTCAACCCTGCATACTACCTATATTTGAAGTAATATGCCACAACAATAATAAACTTCCATACTTAAGtagctttataatatatatatatatatatatatatgtatatatatgtatatatgtatgtatatgcaccacatctggtatttatatctctggttgtTGTCCTACAGTTGGCATGAGTGTATTCCTATGTCTATTCagaatctgtgaagattttctctactcagtagaaatgggtatccagagaggatgtactggttaccctctttatatttcccatatcaCCATGTTTGAAGCTTAGCTTTGCATATCTTTCCCACCAGTGATGCCTTATTGTTGTGTCACTGGTTGCACAGTGCATCTCAGTGCTTGGGCAGCTATATCATGATGCTTCTTTGGTAACCCCAGTGGAGTAGGGAATTTAGCCCTAGTGGTGCTTTGACAGAAACGTTTGATAGCTAAGGACATGGTCTGTGTGCTACTCCTACCAGTTACTTCACTGGGAAGGACAATGATatgtttacagcctgagaaaccatgaaaggggcagctacctagggtgctgaatgaactccatgagaggggtctgtgtggggtcgtatcaacagttatactctgggctccaaacagaaagacagcgcttgaacacaggtctgctttgcattgtttgaatgacattccagagcacattcaccatgccttactcaccataatcagggtgtcataattctgaggtcttgttcaccctctatctttttgccttcactgcctttgcagttggtctctggcatgctttccctgatgcaaatctcatttccctgaggtgcgtcttctctgtgtcagcttggtcaggccgtgatactcagtagattggcaatcatgctaccttgtaaatttgaagcccttgttgtgtgaaggcttatttgttggtctgtgatcccaaattactctagcaaagaagatgagactgctaccattgagatttagcgcattggaagtcctagagaagagatcttctcagtcgtacatgggagatgtgagtgaatatagagccaatagaagggtgttaatttttcttatatattatggATATTGTCTTCCATTTGTATAAGTTCACCAGGGTGAGCTTATGTGATAAACCATGTCACAAATGTAGGTTGGAATACCAACCCTTTATCCAGTAAAGGACTAACACCTCTGGTTGGATGTCACCCTGATGGATGCCCTGCACGGTCTTTTATTTTATCTGTTAGCTAGGACATGTGTTAATAAGCTTGTATGCActttctcaaagtacacaaggaatgagggagcagaataagcactaagttctcataacaaatggccttacccggaaactcaaggtgttggtccttgagaatgatttgtcttcactttcggcagtccatggtgctgtcaatgttttctgccattactatattctaacactttgattcttcttcagtcttcctttctatgcactgaagaatgtataactttcacattccttggtcacaggaaattgaaaatactgtttgcacacttctttaatttccttttctcaattgtgttttaaatatattacatgccctaaatcaatgacactacaagcagaagaatcatatgctccaaggggatgattgataaagttatctgcattaaagtaaaaaaaatctggaaggtgagaagaggtgaatagaaaacacagagttaggggtggatgtgggggtcacacttaaccctagctcaatctaagaacaattagttcttatgacattgccctgatcagtatgtgcccttttgaaggaaccacaggtgtgggtgctacagcaaagtgtggtgaagaaatgagatggtatcttgctctcagaaagaatggtgtctggggtcttaagctttgtttttaaacaagcagtcatctcagtgtaacgtcaactaagtccacatggagaagaacaccaacatgctgatcaaaggattgccaatagtcacattcaaatctaaggagagaattgtatcagagtttaattttttaactctgattttgagaaggctgtggatgacatttgaaggccaaatacatttgcgggttctacacaaggaataagcttctggtgatttctctctgaccataaataagggatgggaataacctggttatcagacagagtattagagagatgattatagcagattgaaataaaaaatctgacttgaaagttaaaaacttgttatttgatctccctattgatacactttcaccttaatcttgttttttaatactttctggttttggtttccaaattgagtttatttctttactgttgttgttattgttggcagcCTTCTGAGTCTGTTATGGATCTTTCTATACATATTTGGTATATAGAACCCAGTGTGGGTGACTCTATAGAAACTATAGCTAcattaagggttcctggtgggagataatgaggagttgctatcaagaaatttaagcaaaaacaaacaaacaaaaaagaaatataagccaaaagaaaatgtttgaaactgatagtcatttgcatgacaagatacaactattgaatgatgtgatatctggattagttctcaaaatggtttgaggaaaaagaaagaatcagaaaattccaaggcttctgcaggcatactttaaaatcctcaaggtaacatctttgcttttcaacactttttttttgttgcatttccaactctttattttagttttgtttaaatgcattttatttttagacaacctacacgacattttgtgtgtttttttctttaaaaaaaagcctcTGCTCCAAAAAATCAAGGTCACCGCTCCAAGTCTAGGTCACAAGTCGACGCAGAGCTCATGATGGCATCAGTTCCGTTTGTCTCGGTCCTGGTGTCGTGTGGGCGGACCGCAGACAGCTAGGAGGAGGGGCGGTCGGGCGGTCGGTCGTGCGTTGCCcactgtcagcacttctccatctCTAAGCTGTCCTTGAAGAAGATCATGTACGGGGTCCCGCCGCCCTCGCGGTAGTCCAGCAGGGCCACCATGCCGTCGGGAATCGTGTTCTCGCCCTGAAAGAACTGGTACTTCTTGAAATTGGCGAGGATGTGCTTGATCTGCTCGGCAGCCCCGGTCATAAAGGGCTTCATGCGTTCCGGCTTCCGCTCCTCCAGCTTGCCTTTGAGggatttcatgtagtccttgatgtaCCTCTTGTAGGCCTCCTTGGTGAAGCTGGTCtcctgcaagtgatggttcatgacGATGTCCACGTCGGTGACCACCTTGTGCTCGGGCCCGTCGCCCTCGGGGCCTTCGGCGGACGCGTTGCCGCCGATGAGCGCGTCATAGATGTGGCCTTGGGCCCTGCGGACCATGGTAccctccacttccagacacagcccgcCCGTGATCTCCCAGATCTTGTACACGTCAGAGAACAGCTCATCTCGGCTGATGAGGTCCCGGTAGATGATCATGACGGTGGCGAGAGGGCGGTGGCTGCGCTGGCTTCGGGCAGCTCGGAGCTCcaagaggacagcgctgaagggAGCGAAAGTTACAGTTGGCGCTGGGGGTGGGGCGGCCGGCGCAAGGGGAGGGGcatctggcagaaggggcggggtgcttttcaacactttcaagatgtcttttgaagcagatttatctactgtcatggttcacttgatctcttgacttctgcttccatgggcacttattgtgcatgcaagcaagatgtaatcattgacaatcccaatatgttctaaaattctcattatgctatgtattggtccagtcacataaaatgtaactttctacccacccctatgggaagagaatgactttctgtttgtgaaagccttacaagtgttgtatttatttctttcataatgagcatgtgtaacagaaagcatacaagtctacttttggggtgaactgggtgtaatctatattgaattttgaagatatggatttacttgctgtattcaatataaacagggcaaacagattggTATGTACTGCTCACTCTCTATCTCTTTTAAAGCTCAGTACCTATTCGGGGCCCtcattgtgtttaaatatcttaATTATATGCAGAGGTTCATTATCTGTATCAACTTTCTGGGGTCATAATTCTTTGTAGTGTAGTAATTACGTAATGATGTCAGTTTTAGAGTCTGGTCGAGTAGTATGCTCAGtgggtctattaatcaagagatggtggcttcaaactcaccaagtttccaattgagaaaggtgagaagtttgctcccataaagacatattttagtttttatcaaagtacctgatacttcctcttgagtggaaatggaatggtccacgtgtactttataggagaaatatgtggtttttctaatcccagaaagaattacagtcataaaaactcacaggggcagttctaccttgtcctaaatagttattagtctgctctgatgcaatggcagtgagaatatttttactcttattctggattatggtatataatgaaaacattttcagttgcctgcagggatgtgggtgatttttctgttttcctgatagtaggacatgcaatagggccagtagtttggggatcctattatggacagcattgagggaactagggagcaattctagtctgtccaatgattggctatgagggggaatggacacagtgttactgggcttgatttattttatgttgatgatataaaatgaaactctgatggatcagttgtgatggtatcatgtgtgaagacattccatggtaaagggattcaggctgtttggtaaatcctttaCTCCCTTCATAAGCTTTCTGGGATAAAGGTAAAGGGATTATCCTGTGGTATAGCAGCACAGCCTTTCAtctctgaaagcattatagagaattgaaaagagagatgtaggacctgactacagcaagaaaggagacctggatcagagttcttctgtggaccagcagtccctacacagtgaacctcctagatccaaggtaatgttgaagcacacatacacatacacagtgctatctaaagcaagttaatcccacagatagtccaagcagacaaggaacttgccccagaagcaacagaataagagaggcttaacctatggctgataggctacgtaacataagccacagaattctacccacctaatttataagaaaatacacattaaacggaaaaccccccaattagtgatgattccttcaaaacacacttaaaaactaagaaaatgtgctggactcttcttcagagctcaacactgaacacatctggttggatgccatttttggaagggtat
Encoded proteins:
- the LOC142435841 gene encoding translationally-controlled tumor protein-like, with protein sequence MLDAVASLEMHKYGEALDLAKSAQHAPPLAPAAPPPAPTVTFAPFSAVLLELRAARSQRSHRPLATVMIIYRDLISRDELFSDVYKIWEITGGLCLEVEGTMVRRAQGHIYDALIGGNASAEGPEGDGPEHKVVTDVDIVMNHHLQETSFTKEAYKRYIKDYMKSLKGKLEERKPERMKPFMTGAAEQIKHILANFKKYQFFQGENTIPDGMVALLDYREGGGTPYMIFFKDSLEMEKC